In one window of Drosophila mauritiana strain mau12 chromosome X, ASM438214v1, whole genome shotgun sequence DNA:
- the LOC117147946 gene encoding uncharacterized protein LOC117147946, producing MLHSSYNRAPRRKLIPNLFSNILQVIADADHPLTEPEIMEAVADRLDRSDEELKRQITVSLHDALIYGYLRVKNYRYSIVPSRLDPDEHRDHNEPSSSITAAPEHNRLQERISSGTSAAMDDNQGRDEELTPKSTQPLKRVNAEPQGQTN from the coding sequence ATGTTGCACAGCAGCTACAATCGGGCACCGCGCCGCAAACTCATTCCGAATTTGTTTAGCAACATTCTACAGGTGATCGCCGATGCCGACCATCCGCTCACCGAACCCGAGATCATGGAGGCGGTCGCCGATCGGTTGGATCGCAGCGACGAGGAGCTAAAGCGCCAGATCACAGTAAGCCTCCACGACGCCCTGATCTACGGCTATCTGCGCGTGAAGAACTATCGTTACTCGATTGTGCCCAGTCGCCTAGACCCGGACGAACATCGTGACCATAACGAGCCCAGTTCCTCCATTACCGCCGCACCGGAACATAACCGGCTGCAGGAGAGGATCTCGAGTGGAACCAGTGCTGCCATGGATGACAACCAGGGACGCGATGAAGAACTCACACCAAAAAGCACCCAACCACTAAAGAGGGTAAATGCTGAGCCGCAAGGGCAAACTAATTAA
- the LOC117147948 gene encoding high mobility group protein D-like, which produces MPHCGPRPKKPVNAFLMWINSAGRKYIRAMHPGISAQEVFVKGSEMWGAMVNEEKVVWQEAARTAMADYKKKLEKWNTLKEQSEKTTQTDETVAPICMKCFSQIYCFH; this is translated from the exons ATGCCACACTGCGGACCGCGCCCCAAAAAACCCGTGAATGCCTTCTTGATGTGGATAAATTCCGCCGGGCGCAAGTACATAAGAGCGATGCATCCCGGGATCAGTGCCCAGGAAGTGTTTGTGAAGGGCAGTGAGATGTGGGGAGCCATGGTCAATGAGGAGAAGGTCGTGTGGCAGGAGGCGGCACGCACGGCAATGGCCGATTACAAGAAGAAATTGGAGAAGTGGAATACACTCAAAGAGCAGTCGGAG AAAACTACCCAAACGGATGAGACGGTGGCTCCGATCTGCATGAAGTGCTTCTCACAGATCTATTGCTTTCACTAA
- the LOC117147943 gene encoding uncharacterized protein LOC117147943: protein MEDLHLKLGDLSQEVLAARHSMIMGQKLAGSLGETQHHLQHEHHLNHQLNQLNQLSHLNQYHHLSQLNQLSKLHQHLQHKISSEMNLNLDLDHEIETEMEMEMGLDGLDVDLDLNLNMKLGVNLDMNPEGSITNSTSSTSSTSSASRTSRTNSTSSTNTCSDQGQGHGFGIGLGDPKRDQSQVHYAHDPAQDNGDSPNVTSCTGMCSHQTESNMIGGDSLTVTKSSSPETGKGEKDQEELKEEEEEDVKEVTEDKKHNEDVLIKAANSKLNGNATVYTMPGKVEPLPDGRHLPQPSPSATSQATGDYRLNAQAAVFEPSFLCISSLASPVVFQQPRPIVVGSPPPEVSQHQMSAISQPLLPTPHLMSHEMSAHGFHSIQRSGNKPSGRWRKQPLPDLFSAVMSLVTELKRSVSYPEIIGCLSKRLHREQVELKRHVPHTLHAAVNNGYLKKEGNRYSLLPEVEQAEIMRRNIAAAIRAKELEKEPLSWRRR, encoded by the coding sequence ATGGAGGATTTACATTTAAAACTCGGCGACCTGTCCCAGGAAGTGTTGGCTGCACGGCACAGCATGATTATGGGCCAAAAATTGGCTGGATCACTTGGTGAGACACAGCATCACCTGCAGCATGAACACCACCTGAATCACCAACTGAACCAGCTCAATCAGTTGAGCCACTTGAATCAGTACCATCATTTAAGCCAATTGAATCAATTGAGTAAGCTACACCAGCATTTACAACATAAGATCTCATCGGAGATGAACCTAAATTTGGACCTGGACCATGAGATAGAgacggagatggagatggagatgggcCTTGATGGCCTTGATGTTGATCTGGATCTGAATCTGAATATGAAGCTGGGAGTTAATCTGGACATGAATCCGGAGGGAAGTATTACCAATAGTACCAGCAGTACCAGCAGTACCAGCAGTGCTAGCAGGACCAGCAGGACCAACAGtaccagcagcaccaacacgTGCAGCGATCAGGGGCAAGGACATGGATTTGGGATTGGACTTGGTGACCCAAAGCGGGACCAAAGCCAAGTCCACTACGCCCATGACCCTGCCCAGGATAATGGCGATTCACCGAATGTCACGAGTTGTACTGGAATGTGCAGCCATCAAACAGAGAGCAATATGATTGGGGGGGATTCCCTAACGGTTACTAAGTCTTCATCGCCGGAGACGGGCAAGGGGGAGAAGGATCAGGAGGAGCTtaaagaggaggaggaggaggacgttAAAGAGGTTACGGAGGATAAGAAGCATAACGAGGACGTTTTGATTAAGGCGGCCAACTCCAAGCTAAATGGCAATGCCACTGTTTACACGATGCCAGGCAAAGTAGAACCCCTTCCTGACGGACGACACTTGCCCCAACCGAGTCCCAGTGCAACCTCGCAGGCCACTGGCGACTATCGCCTCAATGCTCAGGCCGCTGTATTCGAGCCATCTTTTCTGTGCATTAGCTCGTTGGCTTCGCCGGTGGTTTTTCAACAACCACGTCCAATTGTGGTAGGGTCACCCCCACCGGAGGTATCGCAACACCAGATGTCGGCCATTTCACAGCCTCTACTGCCGACACCGCATCTGATGAGCCACGAGATGTCAGCGCATGGTTTTCATTCAATTCAAAGATCGGGCAATAAGCCAAGTGGCCGCTGGCGCAAACAACCGCTTCCGGACTTGTTTAGCGCCGTCATGTCACTGGTGACGGAACTGAAGCGATCGGTAAGCTATCCGGAGATCATAGGCTGCCTATCCAAGAGACTCCATCGAGAGCAGGTGGAACTGAAGCGCCATGTACCGCACACACTGCACGCCGCCGTTAACAATGGCTACTTAAAGAAGGAGGGCAATCGCTATTCCCTGCTCCCCGAAGTGGAACAGGCCGAGATCATGCGGCGCAACATCGCGGCTGCCATTCGGGCCAAGGAGCTGGAGAAGGAGCCGTTGTCCTGGCGCAGGCGTTAA
- the LOC117147949 gene encoding uncharacterized protein LOC117147949 → MPVTYRIRTLPQQRKLVPNLLRSILHVLEETRRPMSDTELNFVLGIQYRRNDPEFYRQVQVNLRDGVEYGILKRQGKQFSLRSRRLGELVSTLGSSPNR, encoded by the coding sequence ATGCCCGTCACCTACAGGATTCGCACACTGCCGCAACAGCGGAAGTTGGTCCCCAACCTACTGAGGTCCATACTACACGTCCTGGAGGAGACGCGCCGACCCATGAGTGACACAGAGTTGAACTTCGTCCTGGGCATCCAGTACCGACGCAACGATCCGGAGTTCTATCGCCAAGTGCAAGTCAATCTGCGCGATGGGGTCGAATATGGCATTCTGAAGCGCCAGGGAAAACAGTTTTCGCTGCGATCCCGACGCCTGGGAGAACTGGTGTCTACTCTTGGATCCTCGCCAAACCGATGA
- the LOC117147950 gene encoding uncharacterized protein LOC117147950 translates to MEVNLLESIIITLEQLGPMSATELNVALGSQFRRHDPEFYRQVQVNLRDAVVYGILIQRGNLFSLQSRTIFMPMKILKPPPCRF, encoded by the coding sequence ATGGAAGTCAACTTACTGGAGTCCATAATAATCACCCTGGAGCAGTTGGGACCCATGAGTGCCACAGAGCTGAACGTCGCCCTGGGCAGCCAGTTCCGACGTCACGATCCGGAGTTCTATCGCCAAGTGCAAGTCAATCTGCGCGATGCGGTCGTATATGGCATTCTGATCCAACGGGGAAACCTGTTTTCGCTGCAGTCTCGGACCATCTTTATGCCGATGAAGATTCTTAAACCGCCACCATGTAGATTTTAA